A stretch of DNA from Bdellovibrionota bacterium:
GATCGCGCCGATTTCCAGGTCCCAATCGGCCTTGCGTACGGTTTTGAGCTCGCCCAGCTTTTCAATGCCCTCGATGAAGTTTCTCAGATCGCGCATGGCAATGGCCTAACGAGTGCCTTTCAGCACTTCCTTGAGAATTCGAAAATCGTACATTTTCTGCTCGGCTTGAGACCGCGGAAGGTTTTGGATTTCCGGTTTCCTGATCATCAGCTTTGAAATCTCCCAATCATCGGATAAGGATCTCTCGGAAGGAAAACCTTCCCTGGTCATGATGCCATAGTAAAACTCATAAGTGGCTTTGGCCGCTTCAGGCTCCATTTTTGTCACGCGATTGAGCAGAGCGATGCTCTCCCCTTCTTTTTTTTGGTCCAGGAAAAATTTCAGTCCCCGTACCGTGCCCCTGACGAACTTGCGCACGAAATCGGGACGCTCGCGTATCAGCTTCTCGGAGGTGACGAGTCCCGACATGGGGATCTGAAGAGCATCCCCCACGTAAGCGATTTTCACCATTCCCATCTTTTCAGCCATGTTCGTAAACGGCGGACGAATCAAGCCGGACTCGACCGCCCCGCTGTGCAGGGCCGGCCAGATATCTCCCACGGACAGGATCAAGACATCCTTGTCGGGATCGTAGCCTAACTGTTCCACAACCTTTCTGGCCGCATAGTAGGTTGTCGAGCCCAACCCGGTTACCGCGATCCTCTTTCCTTTTAGGTCTTGCGGGCTTCGCACCCCCAGATCCGGACGGGCGTAT
This window harbors:
- a CDS encoding ABC transporter substrate-binding protein, with product GFWSYQASAEEVLVAHPALTFGDIPYYIAREKGFYHEEDFQVKDIYIRGGVTASQALQAGSVHFTLALGSGVRAALSGMTIKAVMVYCDKPYHFLYARPDLGVRSPQDLKGKRIAVTGLGSTTYYAARKVVEQLGYDPDKDVLILSVGDIWPALHSGAVESGLIRPPFTNMAEKMGMVKIAYVGDALQIPMSGLVTSEKLIRERPDFVRKFVRGTVRGLKFFLDQKKEGESIALLNRVTKMEPEAAKATYEFYYGIMTREGFPSERSLSDDWEISKLMIRKPEIQNLPRSQAEQKMYDFRILKEVLKGTR